The following are encoded in a window of Telmatobacter sp. DSM 110680 genomic DNA:
- the lon gene encoding endopeptidase La: MTASKEKNEPRKLPMMPIRDMVIFPYMMTPFVVGRLSSVRALEEALNGDRKIFLATQHDASIDEPKAKEIFQVGSICNIVQSVKMPDGNIKVLVEGVERAKSVEVNDRDGFFVATVRTGKTDFEMTPAVEQLMQRVTSLFEQYVKLQQSLNYETIIATVRMDEPAKLSDTIAANLQMGIEEKQELLGIFDPAARLARIADVLDIEIEKLDLDRNIQSRVKRQMERAQKEYYLNEKIKAIQKELGRGEKSEFDELRKKIEAAGMPKETLEKAIQELKKLEAMPPMSAESTVSRNYIDWLLAVPWKKKSKETRSIDFAEKVLNEDHYGLEKIKERILEFLAVRQLVKNPKGSILCFVGPPGVGKTSLGMSIAKATGRKFVRLSLGGVRDEAEIRGHRRTYIGALPGQIIQHMKRAGTKNPVFLLDEVDKMASDFRGDPASALLEVLDPEQNTTFQDHYLDVDYDLSQVLFVATANVLHTVPAPLQDRMEVLRLQGYTEQEKLEIAKQYLVKKQREQTGLNEKNVVFTDDAILEIIRKYTREAGVRNLEREIGNVCRKVARRVVKKGAKHKEEVTGESISEFLGVARFRDSEVHEKSEVGLVTGLAWTEVGGSILTTEVTVLDGKGKLTITGQLGDVMQESAQAALAYIRGRAQALGLSREFYRNVDLHLHVPEGAIPKDGPSAGITMATALASALAKIPVRRDIAMTGEITLRGKVLPIGGLKEKLLAALRAGIFETILPKANEKDVAELPDNIKNSMKLHFVDTMDEVLALALESPLPSLVSSEAAEVLTAVPPAEVVSGQVARQ; the protein is encoded by the coding sequence ATGACTGCTTCGAAGGAAAAGAACGAGCCGCGCAAACTTCCCATGATGCCCATTCGGGACATGGTGATTTTCCCCTACATGATGACTCCGTTTGTCGTCGGCCGTCTTTCAAGCGTTCGTGCGCTTGAAGAAGCGCTCAATGGGGACCGCAAGATTTTTCTCGCCACGCAACACGATGCTTCAATTGATGAACCGAAGGCCAAGGAGATCTTCCAGGTCGGTTCCATCTGCAACATCGTCCAAAGCGTAAAAATGCCGGACGGCAATATCAAGGTTCTCGTTGAAGGCGTAGAGCGAGCCAAGTCGGTTGAAGTGAATGATCGCGACGGATTCTTTGTCGCCACTGTCCGGACCGGCAAAACCGATTTTGAAATGACACCTGCCGTTGAACAACTGATGCAGCGTGTCACGTCGCTGTTCGAGCAATACGTAAAGCTGCAACAGTCCTTGAACTACGAGACCATTATCGCCACCGTGCGCATGGATGAGCCCGCAAAGCTCTCCGACACAATTGCTGCCAACCTCCAGATGGGCATCGAGGAGAAGCAGGAGCTTCTTGGAATCTTTGATCCAGCGGCTCGCCTTGCACGCATCGCCGACGTACTCGATATCGAGATTGAAAAGCTCGACCTTGACCGCAACATCCAATCGCGAGTAAAGCGGCAGATGGAGCGTGCGCAGAAAGAGTATTACCTCAACGAAAAGATCAAGGCCATTCAGAAGGAATTAGGCCGCGGCGAGAAGAGCGAGTTCGACGAACTTCGCAAGAAGATTGAAGCCGCCGGAATGCCAAAGGAAACGCTCGAGAAAGCAATTCAGGAGCTCAAAAAGCTCGAAGCCATGCCGCCAATGTCGGCTGAATCGACTGTGAGTCGGAACTACATTGACTGGCTCCTCGCAGTGCCGTGGAAGAAAAAGTCCAAGGAAACACGTTCCATCGACTTCGCTGAAAAGGTTCTCAACGAAGACCACTATGGGTTGGAAAAGATCAAGGAGCGCATCCTCGAGTTTCTTGCCGTGCGTCAGCTCGTCAAGAATCCAAAGGGATCGATCCTCTGCTTCGTTGGACCTCCGGGCGTAGGCAAAACTTCTCTCGGCATGTCGATCGCCAAGGCCACGGGACGCAAATTTGTGCGGCTCTCTCTGGGCGGCGTTCGCGACGAAGCCGAAATTCGCGGCCATCGTCGCACCTACATCGGCGCATTGCCCGGCCAGATCATCCAGCACATGAAGCGCGCTGGCACAAAGAATCCTGTCTTCTTGCTCGATGAAGTAGACAAGATGGCCTCTGATTTCCGCGGCGATCCGGCATCGGCGCTGCTTGAGGTGCTTGATCCGGAGCAGAACACCACCTTCCAGGATCATTACCTCGACGTGGATTATGACTTGTCGCAGGTCCTTTTCGTTGCCACCGCCAATGTTCTCCACACTGTTCCGGCTCCGCTGCAGGATCGCATGGAAGTGCTACGCCTTCAGGGGTACACCGAGCAGGAGAAGCTCGAAATCGCCAAGCAATACCTGGTGAAGAAGCAACGCGAACAAACCGGCCTCAACGAAAAGAACGTCGTCTTCACTGATGACGCGATTCTCGAGATTATCCGCAAGTACACACGGGAAGCGGGCGTGCGTAACCTCGAGCGCGAAATCGGCAACGTGTGCCGCAAGGTTGCACGTCGCGTGGTGAAGAAGGGCGCAAAGCACAAGGAAGAAGTTACCGGCGAAAGCATCAGCGAGTTTCTCGGCGTGGCTCGTTTCCGCGATTCGGAAGTGCACGAGAAGAGCGAAGTGGGTCTGGTTACCGGCCTTGCATGGACTGAAGTGGGCGGCAGCATTCTTACCACCGAAGTGACGGTGCTCGATGGTAAAGGCAAGCTCACCATTACCGGACAACTCGGCGATGTCATGCAGGAATCTGCACAGGCCGCACTTGCCTACATTCGAGGTCGCGCGCAGGCTCTGGGTCTCAGCCGCGAGTTCTATCGCAACGTCGACCTGCACCTGCATGTGCCTGAAGGCGCGATTCCGAAGGATGGCCCATCTGCCGGCATCACCATGGCGACTGCGCTGGCAAGCGCACTGGCCAAGATTCCCGTGCGACGCGATATCGCGATGACGGGCGAGATCACGCTGCGTGGAAAAGTGCTGCCGATCGGCGGATTGAAGGAGAAGCTCCTGGCTGCACTGCGTGCAGGAATCTTTGAAACCATCCTGCCTAAAGCCAACGAAAAAGATGTCGCCGAATTGCCTGACAACATCAAGAACTCAATGAAGCTGCATTTTGTAGACACGATGGATGAAGTGTTGGCCCTGGCTCTTGAGAGTCCGCTGCCTTCATTGGTGTCGTCTGAGGCCGCAGAGGTTCTGACAGCAGTCCCGCCCGCCGAAGTAGTGAGCGGACAGGTTGCTCGTCAATAG
- the yihA gene encoding ribosome biogenesis GTP-binding protein YihA/YsxC translates to MRYNPQFLLSALDAAQFPAPTVPEIAFLGRSNVGKSSLLNSLVGEKAAKVSQTPGRTRAINFFALLDPRQQPKLIFADLPGYGYAKISKSISAEWPKFIDPYLAERTTLKLCICLVDSNVPPQPNDGKLIDWMRHVGREFLVVATKTDRLSGNARTRNLLAIKNAFDLEEVLPVSSKTGAGVKELWNRIEAAGSEK, encoded by the coding sequence CTGCGCTATAACCCCCAATTCCTGCTGTCAGCCCTCGATGCCGCTCAATTCCCTGCTCCGACGGTGCCGGAGATCGCATTCCTGGGGCGTTCCAATGTTGGCAAATCGAGCCTGCTTAATTCGCTTGTCGGAGAAAAGGCTGCGAAAGTGTCGCAGACACCGGGTCGTACACGCGCCATCAACTTTTTTGCGCTGCTTGATCCGCGACAGCAGCCAAAGTTGATTTTTGCCGATCTTCCCGGTTACGGCTATGCGAAAATCTCGAAATCCATCTCAGCTGAGTGGCCGAAATTTATCGACCCGTATCTCGCGGAGCGTACGACGCTGAAGCTATGCATCTGCCTCGTGGATTCCAATGTTCCTCCGCAGCCCAATGACGGAAAGCTTATCGACTGGATGCGTCATGTTGGACGCGAATTTCTGGTCGTAGCTACGAAGACTGATCGTCTCAGTGGCAACGCGCGCACACGCAACCTTCTCGCGATCAAGAATGCATTCGATTTAGAGGAAGTGCTGCCCGTATCTTCAAAAACCGGGGCAGGTGTCAAAGAACTCTGGAATCGCATCGAGGCAGCCGGATCCGAAAAGTGA
- a CDS encoding type II secretion system protein, protein MRSTRKQESGFTLMELMIVMMIIGILTTLAIPSFNAAIKSAREAVLKEDLRVMRSAIDSYTMDKQKAPQALDDLVQDGYLKVIPKDPMTESRESWVTDVSDSLHTLDQTDPGIDDVHSGSQETGSDGQPYSTW, encoded by the coding sequence ATGCGCAGCACTAGAAAACAGGAATCGGGCTTCACGCTGATGGAGTTGATGATCGTCATGATGATCATTGGCATCCTGACGACGCTTGCCATTCCGAGTTTCAATGCTGCGATTAAGTCTGCGCGGGAAGCGGTGCTCAAGGAAGACTTGCGCGTTATGCGTTCCGCCATCGACTCCTACACCATGGACAAACAGAAAGCGCCTCAAGCGCTCGATGACCTGGTGCAGGATGGGTATCTCAAGGTCATCCCCAAAGATCCTATGACTGAATCCCGCGAATCATGGGTTACAGACGTGAGTGACTCATTGCATACCCTGGATCAGACCGACCCGGGAATCGACGATGTGCATTCCGGTTCGCAGGAGACTGGATCTGACGGGCAGCCCTACTCCACGTGGTGA
- a CDS encoding type II secretion system protein, protein MRAKRPSGMRPVRKHSERGLTLVELIVTVAILSILASAAIPIARFKVQRDRERELHRDLWEMRDAIDHYKDAADKGAIQTKVDSQNYPPDLETLVNGVDIQGKKVKFLRRIPVDPMTGKAEWGLHSMQDDPKSDSYGGQSVFDVYSKSTGTALDGTKYSDW, encoded by the coding sequence ATGAGGGCTAAGCGGCCAAGCGGGATGCGGCCAGTCCGGAAACATTCGGAGCGCGGCCTGACACTGGTCGAACTGATCGTCACCGTGGCGATCCTGTCGATCCTTGCTTCCGCAGCTATCCCCATTGCAAGGTTCAAGGTCCAACGGGACAGGGAACGCGAACTCCACCGCGACCTGTGGGAGATGCGCGACGCCATCGACCACTACAAGGACGCAGCGGACAAGGGAGCTATTCAGACCAAGGTGGACAGCCAGAATTATCCCCCCGATCTTGAGACGCTGGTCAACGGAGTCGACATCCAGGGCAAGAAGGTTAAGTTCCTTCGTCGCATCCCCGTTGATCCCATGACAGGGAAAGCTGAATGGGGATTGCATTCCATGCAGGATGATCCCAAGTCCGATTCCTACGGCGGGCAGAGTGTATTCGATGTGTATTCCAAGTCCACCGGTACGGCCCTCGATGGGACCAAATACTCCGACTGGTAA
- a CDS encoding cohesin domain-containing protein, translating into MKSRVQSPAPFISVFSRIRLWIVVAGVFAFLSMGSASVLAQSPNTYYKRGQAAEARDDFDAAYQNFQKAYSMAPKNEVFRTAYYRVRFTDASMHVTKGRNLMASGDEQGALVELLRANEIDPSNEAAQQEIARIRTRHGQQPAVDSGNPMSSRNEEEIGSIGSPAQLTPMTNDPLILHMSEDSKVVYQAIGKEAGINVLFDPDYISKRIQVDLNNVSLLDALRIVGTLSGTFWHPITQNTIFVAQNTRSKRAELDEQAVQTFYLSNAWQQNDLNDVQTALRNVMPNAKVYGVASQNAIVMRATPDELLLAQKLVNDLDKARPEVVVDIAVLEVSKNWERNLGISWPSSASVAIQPPTTSSSTTTCPTGSTNCTPTSTSNNPTLYNLAHLNSNDFAVTVGTATANALLTDNNTRILQNPRIRAADQQKASMKIGSKIPIATGSYQTGAATALVSSLVNTQFQYQDVGVNIDVTPTVHFNRDVTLKIKIEVTAQSGSVTISGVTEPILSQRVAEQTIRLREGEANILGGIQEQQIQDNWSGIPGLSQIPILRYLFGSRDKIRQDDEIVFLVVPHVVRSQDLTPANLQRVDTGPGTQSVELRHTSAAASQPSAMPPAARGTSPGALPGPSAEAAAPAALAQMRAAANANGAAADVNRAAASSSPPPDSANQAPAGKVNLMLNSPGTVISGTTFQVPVVLTGGTDVSSVPLQVQYDPSKLNLVNVGDGDLLNRDGQVVSMAHRDDGPGNLTLNVSRPPGAPGVSGAGVVCVLTFQATAKGQSDVSITRAGATTSAGKPLQAQTSQATIVVQ; encoded by the coding sequence ATGAAAAGCCGCGTACAATCTCCGGCGCCCTTCATATCCGTCTTTTCGCGAATCCGACTTTGGATTGTCGTAGCCGGAGTCTTTGCTTTTCTTAGCATGGGCTCGGCCAGTGTCCTCGCCCAATCTCCGAACACCTATTACAAGAGAGGTCAGGCTGCGGAGGCGCGCGACGACTTTGATGCTGCTTATCAGAATTTCCAGAAGGCCTATTCGATGGCACCCAAAAATGAGGTGTTTCGCACGGCCTACTATCGCGTTCGATTTACCGATGCATCGATGCATGTGACCAAGGGCCGCAATCTGATGGCTTCTGGGGATGAACAGGGTGCGCTGGTGGAACTGCTGCGCGCCAATGAAATTGACCCGAGCAACGAAGCTGCTCAACAGGAAATCGCCAGAATTCGTACGCGCCACGGCCAGCAGCCCGCAGTCGACAGTGGCAATCCCATGAGTTCGCGTAACGAAGAAGAGATTGGCTCCATCGGGTCTCCCGCGCAACTGACGCCAATGACCAACGATCCTCTGATACTGCACATGTCGGAGGATTCGAAAGTCGTGTACCAGGCGATCGGCAAAGAGGCGGGCATCAATGTTCTCTTCGATCCCGATTACATTTCGAAACGAATTCAAGTCGATCTCAACAACGTTTCGCTGCTCGACGCATTGCGCATCGTTGGAACGCTCTCGGGAACTTTCTGGCATCCGATCACGCAAAACACCATCTTCGTGGCGCAGAATACTCGCTCTAAGCGCGCCGAGCTGGATGAGCAGGCCGTGCAGACGTTCTACTTATCCAATGCCTGGCAACAGAACGATCTAAACGATGTGCAGACAGCACTGCGCAACGTGATGCCGAATGCGAAGGTATACGGCGTAGCCAGCCAAAACGCAATCGTGATGCGTGCGACGCCCGATGAACTGCTGCTTGCGCAAAAGCTCGTCAATGATCTGGACAAGGCGCGGCCCGAAGTTGTGGTCGATATCGCAGTACTCGAAGTCAGCAAAAACTGGGAGCGCAATCTAGGTATCTCCTGGCCTTCCAGCGCGAGCGTGGCGATTCAACCTCCCACGACTAGCAGTTCAACGACAACCTGCCCTACCGGCAGCACAAATTGCACCCCAACGTCGACCTCGAATAATCCGACGCTCTATAACCTGGCGCATTTGAACTCGAACGACTTTGCGGTCACCGTCGGCACGGCAACGGCCAACGCCCTGTTAACAGACAACAACACAAGAATTCTGCAGAACCCGCGCATTCGCGCCGCGGATCAGCAGAAGGCGTCGATGAAGATCGGATCGAAGATTCCGATTGCCACGGGGTCGTATCAGACAGGCGCTGCAACCGCGCTGGTCAGTTCGCTGGTGAATACACAATTCCAATATCAGGACGTTGGCGTGAACATTGATGTGACGCCGACCGTTCATTTCAATCGTGACGTCACACTCAAGATCAAGATCGAAGTAACGGCGCAGAGCGGTTCGGTCACCATCAGTGGCGTCACGGAGCCGATTCTGAGCCAGCGCGTCGCCGAGCAAACCATCCGCTTGCGCGAAGGCGAAGCCAACATTCTGGGCGGCATTCAGGAGCAGCAGATCCAGGACAACTGGAGCGGCATTCCGGGACTCAGCCAGATTCCAATCCTGCGCTATCTCTTCGGCTCGAGAGACAAGATTCGTCAGGACGACGAGATCGTATTCCTGGTCGTGCCGCACGTGGTGCGCTCGCAGGATCTGACTCCGGCAAACTTGCAGAGAGTAGATACAGGCCCGGGCACGCAGTCAGTTGAATTGCGCCATACGTCCGCAGCAGCCTCGCAGCCTTCGGCAATGCCGCCGGCGGCCAGGGGTACAAGTCCAGGCGCCTTGCCGGGGCCGAGCGCGGAAGCAGCAGCACCTGCGGCGCTTGCGCAAATGCGCGCAGCTGCCAATGCGAATGGAGCGGCAGCTGACGTTAACCGTGCCGCGGCATCCTCAAGCCCGCCTCCGGATTCTGCCAACCAAGCCCCTGCCGGCAAGGTCAACCTGATGTTGAACTCGCCTGGAACGGTGATAAGTGGAACCACATTCCAGGTTCCCGTGGTCCTAACCGGCGGAACAGATGTTTCTTCCGTGCCATTGCAGGTTCAATACGATCCATCGAAGCTGAATCTGGTGAACGTTGGCGATGGGGACTTATTGAATCGCGACGGCCAAGTCGTTTCGATGGCCCATCGGGACGATGGTCCGGGCAACCTCACTCTGAACGTTTCGCGTCCCCCGGGAGCGCCTGGTGTGAGCGGAGCGGGCGTCGTCTGCGTCTTAACATTTCAGGCGACGGCCAAAGGCCAAAGCGACGTAAGTATCACGCGCGCCGGAGCAACGACAAGCGCGGGCAAGCCTTTGCAGGCTCAAACCTCGCAAGCCACAATCGTTGTGCAGTAG
- the smpB gene encoding SsrA-binding protein SmpB, whose protein sequence is MPRQTSHTIVPPDRPGPEKKAVPRDPVASGERDAAHNRVASHNYFLLDKFEAGVALRGTEVKSIREGKANLKDSYGLIKDGEAFLLNLHIGPYSHGNTANHDETRTRKLLMHKEEVRRLMAKTQIKGHTLIPTRLYFRNGRVKCELAVAKGKQDWDKRETEKRREADRDARAAINASKHKMGR, encoded by the coding sequence ATGCCGCGCCAAACCAGCCACACTATCGTACCGCCTGACCGCCCCGGACCGGAGAAAAAGGCTGTGCCCCGCGATCCGGTCGCCTCGGGGGAGCGCGATGCTGCCCATAACCGGGTCGCCAGCCATAATTACTTTCTGCTCGATAAATTCGAAGCCGGAGTAGCCCTCCGCGGGACTGAGGTCAAATCGATTCGCGAAGGAAAGGCGAATCTCAAGGACTCCTACGGCCTCATCAAGGACGGCGAAGCCTTTCTCCTCAACCTGCATATCGGTCCCTACTCCCACGGCAATACCGCGAACCACGACGAAACGCGTACCCGTAAGCTGCTGATGCACAAGGAAGAGGTTCGTCGGCTCATGGCAAAGACGCAGATCAAGGGGCATACGCTCATCCCCACCCGCCTTTACTTCAGGAACGGACGAGTAAAGTGCGAATTGGCCGTCGCCAAAGGCAAACAGGACTGGGACAAGCGCGAGACCGAAAAGCGCCGCGAAGCCGACCGTGATGCCCGCGCAGCCATCAACGCCAGCAAACACAAGATGGGGCGATAG